In Kwoniella pini CBS 10737 chromosome 4, complete sequence, one DNA window encodes the following:
- a CDS encoding endoplasmic reticulum vesicle protein 25 codes for MPTEFSIWNFAAAHSLVIVTANVPYEPGQRVDIEILDGSERGNVYLNKKDIKGETRLAITTHESADVGVCIRNFLENDTNEKLSRSVDLDVDIGADAVDYNAIANQESLSILEVEMRKLEAVVKEIVEEMGYLQRREMRMRDTNESTNARVKNFSILITLGIIGLGIWQLVHLRSFFKRKYLID; via the exons ATGCCGACTGAATTCAGTATATGGAATTTTGCAGCTGCTCATTCGCTAGTGATCGTGACTGCCAATGTACCTTATGAACCAGGACAAAGAGTAGATATCGAAATCCTAGACGGATCAGAACGGGGGAACGTATACTTGAATAAAAAG GACATAAAAGGAGAAACTCGATTAGCTATCACCACGCATGAATCAGCGGATGTTGGTGTATGTATAAGGAATTTCTTGGAAAATG ATACCAATGAGAAGTTGTCGAGGAGTGTAGATCTAGATGTGGACATAGGTGCAGATGCTGTTGATTACAA CGCTATAGCAAACCAAGAATCGTTATCGATATTAGAAGTTGAGATGCGTAAACTCGAAGCTGTAGTGAAAGAAATAGTTGAGGAAATGGGTTATCTACAAAGGAGagaaatgagaatgagagATACAAACG AGAGTACGAATGCTCGTGTGAAGAATTTCTCGATACTGATCACTTTAGGTATTATTGGGTTGGGTATATGGCAG CTCGTTCACCTGCGGTCTTTCTTCAAACGTAAATATTTGATCGATTAG
- a CDS encoding cysteine-tRNA ligase, protein MSVATNSKASTSTLPEQEPVLRVYNSLTRSKDVFKPRKPRHIDWYNCGPTVYDSSHMGHARNYLTQDIIRRILRDYFGYNVNFVMNITDIDDKIILRAREKYLLDETKSKNTSITPTLLNDTKLAFSKFLSGKLIKSLPSIPSGLSDSQDDLQNFLIIIEKDKSDPIFAEAARQKEEKYTLYLASLLRAHGAIKKAEALLNGSSQQDVVDLVDGTSDVLGPYYGETLGHTISDPIAVSRQLALYWEDQFFQDMSKLNILPPNTKPRVSEYVKEIVEFVEQIINNGFAYEAEGSVWFDVNKFDGAEGDGFRHDYAKLQPGSKGNKKLLDEGEGALTGSKGKKQSADFALWKAKSKPGEPAWPSPWGEGRPGWHIECSVMASAILGKGMDIHSGGVDLMFPHHDNELAQSEAYHGCEQWVNYFLHTGHLHIEGLKMSKSLKNFITIDEELSRNTARRLRLAFMLQTWNQKLDYSRGLIADTKAKEETFDNFFANVNARLSQAGPSADGLHQNGPAEEALTIDLFETQKDFHAALCDSFNTPNAIQSLLDLIAKTNIYISSKGRDANLNVVTNIAEWITRMLRMFGLGEGTPTKNGIGWGTAVVGGEEVNGQDISSQIEPWAKSISSFRDAVRKLAMDKSLPPTELSKQILALSDRFRDEEAIALGLQLDDGQGSDGGALFKIVDPQSLIAAREEKRKIAADKLAKKEANARAAEEKRIAQLEKGKISPKDMFKPPNTPQGIYTEWDDQGLPTKDAEGKEVSKSLLKKLAKEVKVQEKLHEAYLAWVKEQEGK, encoded by the exons ATGTCTGTGGctacaaattcaaaagctTCTACATCGACTTTACCCGAGCAAGAACCCGTCTTGAGAGTGTATAACTCTCTTACGAGGTCGAAG GACGTTTTCAAACCCCGTAAACCTAGACACATAGATTGGTATAACTGTGGTCCAACCGTATATGATTCAAGTCATATGGGTCATGCAAG GAATTACTTAACCCAAGATATCATCAGAAGAATATTGAGAGATTATTTCGGATACAATGTTAATTTCGTTATGAATATTACAGATATAGACGACAAG ATCATATTAAGAGCTAGAGAGAAATACTTATTAGATGAAACTAAATCCAAAAACACATCAATAACACCAACTTTACTCAATGATACAAAGTTAGCATTTTCCAAATTCCTCTCTGGcaaattaataaaatcacTTCCATCAATTCCATCAGGATTATCTGATTCTCAAGACGACTTGCAGAATTTCTTGATAATTAtagaaaaagataaatcgGATCCTATATTCGCTGAAGCTGCTCGAcaaaaggaagagaaatATACATTATACTTGGCGAGCTTGCTTAGAGCTCACGGCGCTATCAAGAAAGCTGAAGCTTTGTTGAACGGATCAAGTCAACAAGATGTGGTTGATCTGGTGGATGGGACTAGTGATGTACTCGGACCGTATTACGGTGAAACT CTCGGTCACACAATTTCTGATCCTATTGCAGTCTCGCGTCAACTTGCGTTATATTGGGAAGACCAGTTCTTTCAAGATATGTCAAAACTCAACATTTTACCACCAAATACCAAACCTAGAGTATCAGAATATGTCAAAGAAATAGTAGAATTTGTCGAACAGATAATAAACAATGGTTTTGCAtatgaagctgaaggttCAGTTTGGTTTGACGTAAACAAATTTGATGGAGCAGAAGGTGATGGATTTAGACATGATTATGCAAAATTACAACCTGGTTCAAAAGGAAATAAgaaattattagatgaaggtgaaggtgctTTAACTGgatcaaaaggaaaaaaacAATCTGCGGATTTCGCTTTATGGAaagcaaaatcaaaaccTGGTGAACCTGCTTGGCCTTCACCTTGGGGAGAAGGTAGACCAGGTTGGCATATTGAATGTTCAGTTATGGCATCAGCAATTTTAGGAAAGGGTATGGATATACATTCTGGAGGtgttgatttgatgttCCCTCATCATGATAATGAGTTGGCTCAATCTGAG GCATACCATGGATGTGAACAATGGGTCAATTACTTCTTACACACAGGTCACTTGCATATAGAGGGGTTGAAGATGAGTAAATCGTTGAAAAACTTCATCACCATAGAT GAAGAATTGTCGAGAAACACAGCTCGAAGGTTACGTTTAGCTTTCATGCTCCAGACATGGAATCAGAAATTAGACTATAGTCGCGGTTTAATAGCTGATACGAAGGCAAAGGAAGAGACTTTCGAT AACTTCTTCGCCAACGTTAATGCTAGATTATCGCAAGCTGGACCTTCGGCAGATGGATTACATCAGAATGGTCCAGCGGAAGAGGCTTTGACAATCGA CCTATTCGAAACTCAAAAGGACTTCCACGCTGCTCTTTGCGACTCCTTCAATACACCTAATGCCATCCAATCCCTTCTTGATCTCATCGCTAAGACCAACATCTACATCTCTTCGAAAGGACGAGATGCCAATTTGAATGTAGTGACCAATATAGCGGAGTGGATAACCAGGATGTTGAGGATGTTCGGGCTTGGTGAAGGCACACCAACGAAGAACGGCATTGGCTGGGGTACTGCTGTTGTTGGAGGTGAGGAGGTAAATGGACAAGAT ATATCATCACAAATTGAACCATGGGCCAAATCGATATCATCATTCCGAGACGCAGTTCGAAAATTAGCAATGGATAAATCACTACCTCCCACCGAGCTATCTAAACAGATTTTGGCTTTATCCGATAGGTTCAGAGATGAGGAGGCAATTGCACTTGGATTACAATTAGATGATGGACAAGGATCAGATGGAGGGGcattattcaaaattgtTGATCCACAATCACTCATAGCAGctagagaagaaaaaaggaaaattgCAGCTGATAAATTAGCTAAGAAAGAAGCTAATGCACGTGCAGctgaagaaaagagaatagCACAATTAgagaaaggtaaaataaGTCCTAAAGATATGTTTAAACCACCCAATACACCTCAAGGAATATATACAGAATGGGATGATCAAGGATTACCTACCAAAGATGCTGAAGGGAAGGAAGTTAGTAAGAgtttattgaaaaaattggCCAAGGAAGTGAAAGTTCAAGAGAAATTACATGAAGCGTATTTAGCTTGGGTTAAAGAGCAAGAAGGCAAGTAA